From one Sphaeramia orbicularis chromosome 9, fSphaOr1.1, whole genome shotgun sequence genomic stretch:
- the hint2 gene encoding histidine triad nucleotide-binding protein 2, mitochondrial isoform X1, whose translation MYFGQILRTAFVGSRAGHFSRWLRVCHVEVSALKISLLFVFTGLFIFITTAEQLVDCPNRSGGLSAVSHHQQRHLCTKSDEVRLAEEASRRYGSPAPTIFSKVIDKSIPADIIYEDDKCLAFRDISPQAPVHFLVIPRIPIPRISEAKDDDAELLGHLLVVAKNVAKKEFLKEGYRVVINDGKHGAQSVYHLHIHVLGGRQMSWPPG comes from the exons ATGTACTTTGGTCAGATTTTACGGACGGCGTTTGTCGGGTCCAGAGCAGGTCACTTCAGCCGGTGGCTCCGAGTCTGTCATGTCGAGGTATCTGCTCTAAAAATCAGCCTTCTTTTCGTTTTCACAggcctttttatttttataactaCCGCAGAACAGTTGGTCGACTGTCCTAACCGTAGTGGTGGGCTGTCTGCGGTCTCCCACCACCAACAG AGACACCTGTGCACCAAAAGTGACGAGGTCAGGTTGGCAGAGGAGGCCAGCAGGAGGTACGGCTCTCCTGCTCCGACCATCTTCTCTAAAGTGATTGACAAGAGCATCCCTGCAGACATTATATATGAAGACGACAAG TGTTTGGCTTTCAGGGATATCAGTCCACAGGCCCCTGTTCATTTTCTGGTCATTCCAAGGATCCCAATACCCAGGATAAGTGAGGCCAAAGATGATGATGCCGAG CTTTTGGGACATTTGTTGGTTGTTGCCAAAAATGTAGCAAAGAAAGAGTTCTTAAAGGAAGGATACAGAGTGG TGATTAACGATGGCAAACACGGTGCTCAGTCTGTTTACCACCTTCACATCCATGTTTTGGGGGGAAGACAGATGAGTTGGCCGCCAGGATAA
- the hint2 gene encoding histidine triad nucleotide-binding protein 2, mitochondrial isoform X3 → MYFGQILRTAFVGSRAGHFSRWLRVCHVERHLCTKSDEVRLAEEASRRYGSPAPTIFSKVIDKSIPADIIYEDDKCLAFRDISPQAPVHFLVIPRIPIPRISEAKDDDAELLGHLLVVAKNVAKKEFLKEGYRVVINDGKHGAQSVYHLHIHVLGGRQMSWPPG, encoded by the exons ATGTACTTTGGTCAGATTTTACGGACGGCGTTTGTCGGGTCCAGAGCAGGTCACTTCAGCCGGTGGCTCCGAGTCTGTCATGTCGAG AGACACCTGTGCACCAAAAGTGACGAGGTCAGGTTGGCAGAGGAGGCCAGCAGGAGGTACGGCTCTCCTGCTCCGACCATCTTCTCTAAAGTGATTGACAAGAGCATCCCTGCAGACATTATATATGAAGACGACAAG TGTTTGGCTTTCAGGGATATCAGTCCACAGGCCCCTGTTCATTTTCTGGTCATTCCAAGGATCCCAATACCCAGGATAAGTGAGGCCAAAGATGATGATGCCGAG CTTTTGGGACATTTGTTGGTTGTTGCCAAAAATGTAGCAAAGAAAGAGTTCTTAAAGGAAGGATACAGAGTGG TGATTAACGATGGCAAACACGGTGCTCAGTCTGTTTACCACCTTCACATCCATGTTTTGGGGGGAAGACAGATGAGTTGGCCGCCAGGATAA
- the hint2 gene encoding histidine triad nucleotide-binding protein 2, mitochondrial isoform X2 encodes MYFGQILRTAFVGSRAGHFSRWLRVCHVEVSALKISLLFVFTGLFIFITTAEQLVDCPNRSGGLSAVSHHQQRHLCTKSDEVRLAEEASRRYGSPAPTIFSKVIDKSIPADIIYEDDKCLAFRDISPQAPVHFLVIPRIPIPRISEAKDDDAEVDFPLNSVLKPTGY; translated from the exons ATGTACTTTGGTCAGATTTTACGGACGGCGTTTGTCGGGTCCAGAGCAGGTCACTTCAGCCGGTGGCTCCGAGTCTGTCATGTCGAGGTATCTGCTCTAAAAATCAGCCTTCTTTTCGTTTTCACAggcctttttatttttataactaCCGCAGAACAGTTGGTCGACTGTCCTAACCGTAGTGGTGGGCTGTCTGCGGTCTCCCACCACCAACAG AGACACCTGTGCACCAAAAGTGACGAGGTCAGGTTGGCAGAGGAGGCCAGCAGGAGGTACGGCTCTCCTGCTCCGACCATCTTCTCTAAAGTGATTGACAAGAGCATCCCTGCAGACATTATATATGAAGACGACAAG TGTTTGGCTTTCAGGGATATCAGTCCACAGGCCCCTGTTCATTTTCTGGTCATTCCAAGGATCCCAATACCCAGGATAAGTGAGGCCAAAGATGATGATGCCGAGGTAGACTTTCCGCTCAACTCAGTCCTTAAACCCACTGGTTATTAG